In Halalkalicoccus tibetensis, the genomic window CGACAGCCCGGATCCTCACAGAAGGCCTCGCCCGTCTCGAGGTAGTGATACGCGCTCAGGGCGTAGCCCGCCAGCGCCTCCGTCGTCCGGGGATCCTCGTTGACGAGGAACTCTCCCTCGACCTCGTTTTCGAGCACCTCCCGGGGCGGGGTGTCGCCCGAGAGCATCGCGTGGCGCTGCTGTTCCTTGTAATATGCTTCGGGTTTCGCGGGCGCTTCGTAGAGGCCCGGCACCGAGATCGGCGCGGGCTGGCCGAGGACGTTCACCCGCTTGTGCCACCGTCCGTCGTGGTCGCCCCACGTCGCGAGCGCACGATCCAGGACCGGAACGTGCAGACGCGAGAGCTCGCGCTCCTCGGCGGGCAGCGCGTCGTTGAGCGCGCGCTGGACCGCGAGGCCGTCATACAGCACGCCGCCCGCGCGCTCGGGCTCCTCCAGAGCGCGCTCCTCGTAGCGGACCGTTCCGAGCATGGTGTTTC contains:
- a CDS encoding DUF7001 family protein, with translation MVERLTLYRAPTTACDVAGIADWLEDRVTCEIEVRDRFLDLYGGEDLPERFAEARVLDPYDRETGNTMLGTVRYEERALEEPERAGGVLYDGLAVQRALNDALPAEERELSRLHVPVLDRALATWGDHDGRWHKRVNVLGQPAPISVPGLYEAPAKPEAYYKEQQRHAMLSGDTPPREVLENEVEGEFLVNEDPRTTEALAGYALSAYHYLETGEAFCEDPGCRLYNAHRQPELIEAQLREPEFCARHAESYEA